A genome region from Deinococcus reticulitermitis includes the following:
- the prfB gene encoding peptide chain release factor 2 (programmed frameshift) yields MQELLEKLASLREYLDIPGKARRLNELDRKLSDPALWNDSGRARQVTQEAGSLRRIVEEYGTLQADAQGLSEMLELADEEEKVMLDEEQAGLQKRVDDLYRETLFTMKHADTAAIVRVKGGAGGTEAQDWAGMLARMYMRWAERRGYKVDILDEQPGEQAGYQSIEFIIRGEKAFGMMAPEHGVHRLVRVSPFDSNNRRQTSFASVDVVPEVPEEEINIHIPDSDLRRDVFRSQGAGGQGVNTTDSAVRLTHIPTGIAVACQITRSQIKNHDLALQILKQRLYDIEMKKREAEEAAARGAQSKIEWGSQSRSYVLDKQYIKDHRTGLMKYNPDDVLDGDLDELMWTGLEWMAGKRVADEAGDDE; encoded by the exons ATGCAAGAACTGCTGGAAAAATTGGCGTCGCTCCGGGAGTACCTT GACATTCCCGGCAAAGCGCGCAGGCTGAACGAACTTGACCGCAAACTCAGCGACCCGGCCCTCTGGAACGATTCGGGCCGGGCCCGACAGGTCACGCAGGAGGCCGGCTCGCTGCGGCGGATCGTGGAGGAATACGGCACCCTCCAGGCCGATGCGCAGGGCCTGAGCGAGATGTTGGAGCTGGCTGACGAGGAAGAGAAGGTCATGCTTGACGAGGAGCAGGCTGGGTTGCAAAAGCGGGTCGATGACCTCTACCGCGAAACCCTTTTCACCATGAAGCACGCAGATACGGCGGCCATCGTGCGGGTCAAGGGCGGCGCGGGCGGCACCGAAGCCCAGGACTGGGCCGGGATGCTCGCGCGGATGTACATGCGCTGGGCCGAGCGCCGGGGCTACAAGGTGGATATCCTTGACGAGCAGCCAGGCGAGCAAGCGGGCTATCAGAGCATCGAATTCATTATCCGGGGGGAGAAGGCGTTCGGAATGATGGCGCCTGAACACGGCGTTCACCGACTGGTGCGCGTCTCTCCTTTCGACTCCAACAACCGCCGGCAGACGAGCTTTGCGTCGGTGGATGTGGTGCCTGAAGTGCCTGAGGAAGAAATCAATATTCACATCCCCGACTCCGACCTGCGGCGCGACGTGTTCCGTTCGCAGGGAGCCGGCGGGCAGGGCGTGAACACGACCGACTCGGCGGTACGCCTGACCCACATCCCCACCGGGATCGCGGTGGCGTGCCAGATCACGCGCTCACAGATCAAGAACCATGACCTCGCCCTCCAGATCCTCAAGCAGCGCCTGTACGACATCGAAATGAAAAAGCGTGAGGCCGAGGAAGCCGCAGCCCGCGGCGCCCAGTCCAAGATCGAGTGGGGCAGCCAGAGCCGCTCCTACGTTCTCGACAAGCAGTACATCAAAGACCACCGCACCGGACTCATGAAATACAACCCCGACGACGTGCTCGACGGCGACCTCGACGAGCTGATGTGGACCGGCCTCGAATGGATGGCCGGCAAGCGCGTGGCGGATGAGGCAGGAGACGACGAGTAA
- the folB gene encoding dihydroneopterin aldolase, which produces MSHVALRGLEFHAFHGVYGAEAELGARFTVDAELHYPFAGRPDDLDATVNYAAAYAAIREEVTERRHLLIETLADRIGRRLLSDFPPLTRVRVRVHKPFAPLPGIFQDVYAELELGRE; this is translated from the coding sequence ATGAGCCATGTCGCCCTGCGGGGTCTGGAATTCCATGCCTTTCACGGCGTCTACGGCGCAGAAGCTGAGCTCGGCGCCCGCTTCACGGTCGATGCCGAACTGCACTACCCCTTTGCCGGCCGGCCCGACGACCTCGACGCCACCGTGAACTACGCCGCCGCTTACGCGGCCATCCGGGAAGAAGTCACCGAGCGGCGCCACCTGCTGATCGAAACCCTGGCTGACCGCATCGGCCGACGTCTGCTGAGCGATTTTCCGCCGCTCACGCGCGTCAGGGTGCGGGTCCATAAACCGTTTGCCCCCCTGCCGGGGATCTTTCAGGATGTCTACGCCGAGCTCGAGCTTGGACGCGAGTGA
- the folK gene encoding 2-amino-4-hydroxy-6-hydroxymethyldihydropteridine diphosphokinase, with the protein MSTAYIALGANLGEPRPMLGWAREQVERLGTVTGVSRLYRTAPVGGPPGQPDYLNAALRLDTELSPAALMAALHEIEARAGRRRRERWEARVLDLDLLLYGALTSETDPVLPHPRAWERAFVLAPLADLNAQHRHPHTGETVADALARVGTSGLEVLSEGW; encoded by the coding sequence GTGAGCACCGCCTATATCGCCCTGGGCGCCAACCTCGGTGAGCCGCGGCCGATGCTGGGGTGGGCGCGGGAGCAGGTGGAACGATTGGGCACCGTGACCGGCGTCTCGCGTCTCTACCGGACGGCTCCGGTCGGCGGTCCGCCGGGCCAGCCGGACTATCTGAACGCTGCGCTGAGGCTGGACACCGAGCTTTCACCTGCGGCGCTCATGGCGGCCCTCCACGAGATCGAGGCCCGCGCCGGACGCCGGCGCCGGGAGCGCTGGGAAGCCCGGGTGCTTGATCTGGACCTTCTGCTCTATGGTGCCCTGACTTCCGAAACGGATCCGGTCTTGCCGCATCCCCGCGCCTGGGAGCGCGCCTTCGTCCTCGCGCCGCTGGCCGACCTGAACGCGCAGCACAGGCACCCGCACACCGGGGAAACCGTCGCGGACGCCCTGGCAAGAGTGGGAACAAGCGGACTTGAAGTGCTGTCCGAGGGCTGGTGA